From the genome of Nostoc cf. commune SO-36:
ACTAGACGTTGGGTTCCATCCTTTTGAGATATCCAAACGGCTTCTCTTAGGTTATGAGTATTTGTATTCGGTGCAATATTTTCTCTAGAACTTGCTTCCTGATTAACTCTAGGTTGTAAACTAGGTGTTTGATTTGGTTGAGCGTTGGATACAGAAGTTAAAGATGTTAATAAGAAGATTAACAATAAGGGTATTAAAACTTTTTTTCTTTGATTTAATTTCATCTAAACGGAAGATATTAAAGGTATTAACTTACTCTCTCATCATCTCAGTTTTCCAGCAACCGCAAAAACTGCTACCAATAACGATGACGATGATCCAGGTGTTGCAGTTTACTTTCAGATCAAGGATAAAAGTTATCAGTAAACCAAAAAGTTTTTTAAAAGTCTTACCATCTGGACATTTCAGCTAAAGCCAGGGATATCACAAAACTCACAAAACAACGTTAAATTGACCATTTCAGACGATACCCCTAGTTACCTCGAAGCGATCGCTATATTACTAATGCTGTTTGCTGACTGATTCACGATGCCTGAAACCCCTATTTTTACGTTCGTTTTCAAAACTTTGTGGTTTACTGGTTATGCTCTGTGCTGCGATCGCTGGCTAAAAGTAAGGCATAATCTCAGAGCTATTGGACTACACATTGCAGCTATGCGGGGTATGGAGCGCTGGGGAGTGGGGAGTGTTGAGCAAGCATTTATGGGATATCAAGCTTTACCACCACAGCAAGAAAAAAAATGGTGGGATGTACTTGGTGTTAGTCCTGGTGCAACCGAAGATGAAGTGAGGGAAGCATACAGAAAGCTGGCACGACAACATCATCCAGATAACGGCGGTTCTGCTGATCAGATGGCTGCAATCAACGCCGCTTATGAACAGGCAAAGCAGGTTGACTATAAGGTGCAACTGTGATTAGTAAACCGTAATTACCGCAACCCTGATTTCGTTGCTTGTCTGGTAAAACTTCACAATACAACCCGTAATTTCACCATACAATCCGGCAGACTGTATGCCTGACAATAGAGGGAAAAACCAGCGTACAATTCGCTTTTTATGACAGACACTCAACCCGATATCATCCAAACTGACGGCGAAGATTCTCAAAAAGAAGAGAATTTTTCTAAAATTTCTATATTAGATTTGCAGAAAAAATATGAGATTGGGCGCGATCCACTGTACGCCCGGATGCGCTACCTACAAATCAAGACTTGGAAAGTGTCGGGTAAAGCCTACTTGTACGCTGACCAGATAGCCCAGATGGACGCACTACACGACCACATCAAAACTACTGGACGGATGGAAGGCTACCCAGTGCCGGAACCATCTGGGCCAGTTGAAGAGGAGCAACCAACATCTAGTACTCTGGCAGTAGCAGAAACTCAGCAGCTATCCACCACATCTAACTACGCACCCAAACAGAAGCGATCGCAGTCTTCACCACAAGATGATGTAGCAGCCATAGTTAACAGCGCCCAAAACAAAGCGGCCGGGACTTTGATAGCTGAAAATGTATTAGCTCAACACTTCATTCAAAATCCTGAACTGCTACCAGACGAGTTAAAAACCAAGATTAAAGAATCTGCACAGATGCCAGGTATTGACCCTTTCGCATACGCGGACTCATTGATCAATATCGCAATGGGTTCTATCACCGCGGCCTAAAATTTCTCAGTATGCTGGTAACTGGGGCGATTGTTGCTGTCAATGGGCTAAATCCTTTGTCACTTATAGCTTTAGTTGTAAGTGGAGTTTTAGCGATCGCTCCCAAACTCAAAGTTTCCTCTAAGAATGAAACTCAGGAACCGATAACTGAAACCATACCCACGCCTGGAGACTTCAAAATCTACAGACAAGCCGAACTAAACCGGACTACAGCCTCACTTCTAGCAGATGGGGCTATTCTCATTGCTGGGGAGGATGGGAGTGGTAAATCTGTACTAGCTGGTGCAGTTGTGGAAAAGTTGCAGGACGAGGGCTTTATGGTGGCCTTCATCGAGCCAGCAACACCTAAGCAGATGCTTTTGGAAATAGCTCACCAGTTTGAGATACCAACCGAGAACTTAGAAGGAAAATCACTAACAGCTGATAAGTTGCAAAGGGCGATCGCCCAATTCTTAGAGGAAAATACAGCCTTTATCGTCCTTGATGACGCTCACTGTTGCGATACAAAATTCAGGATGTGGCTTAAACAGTTATGTAAAAGTGGTGTGCCTATGCTGCTTTTAGCGACAGATCCCCCGCGCAAAGATGTTTTTATCAACATTCCTCGTATCGAACTCAAACCCCTGCCAGAGTATGCGATTCGGGAAATCATGATACAGGCCGCGGCGGAAAGAGCGATCGCCCTCAAACCCTCAGAATTATCCAAGCTCCAAGAACGCGCCGGGGGGAATCCTATGTTGGCGGCTCGTGCAGTGGACGAGGAATATTTGGGGCTGGACATCGAGGGCGCTGATCATCGCCGCTACTTCGACATCACACCCCTGATACTCCTGGCGGGAATTGCCTTTGTGATAATGCGGTTTATCGGGTTGGGAACTGGCGATCAAGCTTTGTACATTTTTGGAGGTATCGCGGCAGCCGTATTCCTGGGACTTTCTCGCCTTCTGTATAATCTGCCACCCGAAGACAGGAGAATACGGTAATGCTAGGCATTTCTCACCTACTCATTAGTGGCACAGCTACCAGTCTGTTATTAGGAACAGCTAGCCCGACGATGATTGCTGTGGGTGCGATCGCTGGTCTTCTCCCTGACATTGACATCTCAACTTCCCCCGCCGGCCGTGTCCTACCGTGGATAAGCAGATTTTTTGAAACCAGGATGCCTCACCGCAGCTGTACACACAGTTTAGTTGCAAGTGGTGCGATCGCAATTATGGGATACACCGCAGCGCTATTCAATCCCAGTTTTCTCAATCTCGCTCATGCCCTAAGCGTGGGTTACTTCTTCGGCTGGTTTGCTGACATTTTCACTCGTGGCGGTGTCGAGATGTTCTGGCCTTCCCCGGTGCGTTGTGTCTGCCCAGGCAATCGGAACTTGAGATTGAGGACTGGGAGCAATGCTGAGTACTTCATCCTTATATTGCTGATTGCGATCGCTCTAGCAGTGTTTAATATCAACAACTCAGGCGGAATCCTAACCCAATTCAACAGGTTAATCGCGTCCCCCTCTGGTGTACAGCACATTTTTAATGAATCTGGCAGTACTCACCTGATTAAGGCAAATATCAAAGGGGTGCGGACAGGCGATCGCTCTAAGGTAAATGGGCAATATCTAATTATCCAGGTACAAGGAACGGGCTTTTTAGTCCAGTCCGACGACGGGAGGATTTACAAAGCTTCAACTGAACCTGATGCACAGATTTTCTTAGAGGAAATCACAGCCGATGTGGGACGACCTGCTATTACTAACATTGAAGCGCTGACCTTGGAAGATGAACCGATAGGAAGCGCGATCGCACAGTTTAACCGCGCTGGGGCAATGGTGTTTATCAGTGGTCAGCTGTCAGTTGAAGACCTGGAAACATCAGTTCTACCACGCGACCCCTATCAATTCCCTGTGATTAAAGTAACTAACAACACAGTTACCCTGGAAGCTGCACCGCTCTCAATTGTGCAAAAAACCTTGGGTGAGGAATTCGCAACAGGACAGCTGCAAATAAGGGTGATTAATAGCAGTAGTCAATAGTCCCCACTCCCCTTTTTTCCTCACACCTTATGCCCAATGCCTAATACCCAATGTCTAACTCCTAACTCTTAACTTAAACACAATGCCCCCTAAACCACTACCAGCAGCTACTTTAAAGCCTAATCAATCTAAAAAATCTACTACAGAATCAGCAACAGACGGCATTCTTTTAGGTGATAAAGTTTACTGGAATCCTGCAAATTTACCCAATGGTCACGTTGCCATCATTGGCGCTTCTGGCTCTGGAAAAACCCAAACTCTGAAAGCGATCGCTTATGAACTCCCACGTTTTATACCGAGTGTACGCTGCATAACCATTGATTTTCATGGCGATCAGGAACTACCAGGTGAGGTATGTTATCCGCTCAACATGGAATCACCTTATGGCATCAACCCCTTAGTAGTTGATCTAGACACTAAAGGTGGTGGGCCAAGTTTGCAAGCGATCGCAGTCGCCGCCATCCTGAAAAAAGCCCTCACAATGGGCGTGAACCAGGAAGGATTAATCATTGACATCCTAACTACCTGCTACAAGCAATGTGGAATTATTCAAGATGAACCAATCACCTGGAAACAGCAGCCCCCTACCTTCGCTGATGTACAAGGAGAAATAGAGTTTAGAATTAGGAAAAATTGTAAGGAATCCTCCAAACTAGCCCTGAAACTCGCAGCAATGTTTGAATACGGGATCTTCACTCGTCCTCAGCCATCACTCGATCATCAAATTATTCGGTTTGATTTATCGGCATTGGGTAAGGTTCCTGGACTAAGTGCGATCGCAGCTGAAGCATTAATCAAACAGGTGATGGATTCTCATAGAATTGCTGGTGAAATTGAGGGGAAAATACCCCGAACATACTTGTTTATTGATGAAGCAAAAGAGGTGAAAACCTCTCGAACTTTAAATATAGTATTGGCTGATGGTCGGAAATTTGGACTTGGTGCTGTGGTGGCTTCTCAGCGAGATGCTGAAATCAGTAACGAAGTTATTGCTAATACTTCAACCAAAATCATCTTAAGCGTTGACCAGACGGAAGTTAAAAGGGTTGCTTCACGGTTTCGTTTTTCTGACCATCTAATAGCTAATCTAGAACCCCTTCAAGCGTTGGTGAGGATGGGTAAGGATGGGCATAAAGTTAATATCAAGCCTTATTATGAAAGAATTTAATACCAATAACTTAATTACTTATATTTCCATTGGACTAGCTGGACTAATTTTTACAGCTAAATATTATCCTCAGAATCAAACAGCCGTTGCAGAATCGCAAAGTAAGGCAATTATTAAAAATACTACTGAGTCTGATACAGACGATCAAGTAGATGATTCTGCCATTTCAGTCTTACAGCAAAACCGTCCTCTAAGAATGAGCATCAGTGTTGACAATCCTTCATTTTTAAAGGTTAGAGTTGGACAGGAAATTAAAAAAGGGGATGTGATATCTGACAACTCCACAGAACGCGATCGCTTAGATAAACAGAAAAAATCTGTCAAGTTACAAATTGATAATCTAAAATCTAAAGCTATTCCCGAACCCTTCAAACCAAAGGCATTGCTGGGACTTAAGCCATTACCCCCGGCTATTTTCTCAGAGGAAAGTGCAGCGATCGCCCAATCTAAAATGAAGTTATCCCAGGCTGAGGCACTTCTAGAGGCGCGTACACAGCTATTACAAAGTGATAACCCAGAGCGTAGGGCTGAATCTGAAAATGCTGAAGCCGGATTCCAAATTGCTTCTCTTAAAGTGGCAGAACAAGAGCAGATGATTCAGTCAATGCGAGATATGAAACTATCAACTGAGATTTTGCAACATGAGGAGGCTAAATTAAAGCAGTTGCAATCGGAAATGGATCAGGCTAATTCTGCACTCGACCAAGCGAAAGCCAAACTCAACGCTTCTGCTATCCTTCAACAACAGGAATTACAGCAGCTTCAGATAAATGTAAGATTGGCACAGTCTGACTTAGAAGTAGCAGAATCTCGTTTAACTGCTGCTCAAAATCGCCGCCAACTTACAGAATATGATGCAAACCTCAATGAGGCACGTAGACAACAGCAGGAAAATCAAACTCAGCAAGAATATTCGCGGCAGCAGCAACAATATGCCCAATCTGTCAGGGATAGGGATTATCAACTAGCACAGTTGGCAATTTCACTCACTAATATTGAAGATAAACTAGCACAAATCCCGATGTTGCGATCGCCTAGAAACGGATACATTAGGCGCATCAAACCGTGGACTGGCAAGGATGGGAAATACACCACAACTATTACTATTAGCGCTGCTACTAATTCCTCTAAGAATGGGGGAAGTACAAGCACAGTCACCATCCCCAGTCCAAATCCCAGCAGCACCAGCCAAAACCCCCGCTAAAACTCCGCCGCAACCGACAACTGGAGATGATACTGAGACACCGGACGAGACACAGGCTACTGAGCAGCCGCAAGAGGATTTATCGCCAGAAGAGGCGCAGCAAGCCGATCAAGATGCTGATTCTCAGTTACCCAAACCTGAACAGAACCCTTTTAATAAGCCTTCCATCGATGTAATTCTTGAGAGGGAAATGAATGATGATATGTGGCGGCTGCTGCGCGGTGGACTTCCTTGTTTAGAAACGTCGGCGGTGTGTTTGCAACAGTTACAGGATAAAGCGATCGCACAATCTCCACTTTTAAAAGAAATTGATACGCGGATATCTGAAGCTAACGACCGAATTAATGAAGCGAAAGTAAGGAATAAAAAATCTATTCAACTTGCAATACTCACCCCAGGATTACAGTATCTCTTAGGCCCCACACCAACAGCAGGGCAACCACAAGCGCCAGGGACAGGATTAATTGATAATCTTGCTGGGATATTCAGTGGCAAAACTAACTTAATTAATGGGTTACTTAATGTAATCGGCATACCTTTCTTTCAGGGTACTCAAGGCGGGAATGCAGATGCTCAAAGAAATGCGATCGCTATCAGTGATATTCAAGTAAAGGTGGCTGAATTACAGCGCAGCCGCGCCCAATTAGCAGATACAATTCGGGATAAAGTAGCCCAATCACTTATCAGTTTTGATGAAGCGAGAACTGATTTTCAAACCGCTCAAGTTGTAGCAAGTCGAGCAGTAGACCAATTCAAAATTTTTGAACTGAGATATGTGAGGGGTAATTCTGATACAGAAACTTATTTATTAAGACAAAATAGCCTAGACAATACGAAAGCCCAAACTTATAGAGCTTGGGCTAAAATGCGGCGGTCATTATTTGAAATTAAATTGTTAGTTTTATCAATTAAAGATGCAGAGATTTAAGGCCAGCTTGATGGTATGTAAGCCGAGCTTACGCCATTGGTTGTACGACAAATCGGCGGATCGCCTGCATCTGCTAAAGATGCCAAAGTATAAGAGTTTGTACCAATATCAAAAGTATCTGGCAGTGTTGAGCCGCTAGAAGCACGAAGAATGCCAAATCCGCAAGCATTAATCGACACATTTCTGCTAGCAGTGCTTGGAAGTGTAATTGCAACAGCGCTACCAGGGGTCTTGCCAACTATTACCACTTGCCCATTAGGGGTTTTAAAGTTTGCAGTTCGCGCTTCAGCAAACGTTCCACTAGTGCAAGCAGGCAAAACTTGTGTTGGCAATGCAGATGCATCAATTGCCATACTATCCACTTTTAACCCCTCGAATGAACCGCTAGAAGGGACAGAAATTCTTAATTCGCCACAAGCTCCAGCAATTCTTGCAGTAGAGCGATCAACACTTCCTAGCTGCACTTGCACCCGGCTATTCGCAGTTGCCGAGATGTAGACTGTAGAACCGTATGTAGCATCCATGACTTTATACACTGTATTGCTGCCATAGGGGATAGCAGCAGCCGGAGCAATACTAGCCGCTAATACACCAACTGTAGCAGTAGCAATTAAACCAGATTTAATTAGTTTCATACATCACCATTAGTAAAGTAAGTTTTCTCTTTGCTTTACTCCATGTTTGTTTGTAATTATCTTTTTTAAAAACAGTAAGCTTACTGAAAATTATTAATTATATTTTGAGTTATTTTAAATTGAGTAAACTTAGGAAAAATGCTTAAAACTTTAGTTATTTATATAAAGATTAAATAAAATAATCCAGATAATTACTTGTATCTTTATAGCGTTTTTTGTCTGGCATACAACTATATTAAATCATAATTATCAATTCACTTATCCGGCAGACGATTAGATATTAATAAAAGTGACTGGCAGACAATTAAGCAAAGTTAGAAGTAATAAGTTAATGGGCAAACTGATAGGAGTATCACAGCCCTTATATGCCGAAAAAGCTCCTGAATAGCCCAGCTTTCCTAATTGCCTCTGTCGCTGCTATTGTTGCTGTAGCAGGTACATCCCCCAAAACTAGATCGCTTATAGAAGCGGCGGCGGATTCCACATCACCTCGCGCAATGGCACTGTCGGAACAATGGACAGTTGCGAGTGTTGCTGACGGGGACACGATTACTGTCCGTCGCAGTGGCGAAACTAAAAAAATCCGATTCTGTGGGATCGATGCCCCAGAAATTAAACACGGCAAACAACCGGGGCAACCACTTGGGCAAGAATCAAAAGCTAATTTGCAGCGTTTGGTTAATGAGGTAGGGGGCAAGGTATCAGTAGTTAGTATTGAGAGCGATCGCTATGGCAGAACTGTAGCTGAAGTTTTTTCCTCTAAGAATGGAATTGAGAAAAACTTCAATGAGGAGCAACTATCAAGCGGAAATGCGTATTTATATAAGCAATATGCTGGGAAATGCCCTAATAAACCAGTTTTTGAGAAGGTGGAGGCGATCGCACAATCTAAAAAGCTGGGTGTTTGGTCGGGTAACTACCAAAAGCCTTGGGAATATCGCAAGCAGCAGCGCAGCAGGTAATTTATTGCTGTGTACACTGCATAGCTTTTACCAATTAAAAGAGTTTTTTTGGAAACTGGCGGTAGCCGTGGCCTAATTTTGGCATGAGCCTAAAGAAAACGCGGCCTAGCCGGTCGAGAGTTACGTAAAAGTTTTTAACTTGTTCTTAAAACTAAATATATAAGGCAAGCTTTAAGATGATAAAAAAGCGCAAAGTGGGTGCGTCACGGTTTCCGTGCGCCCAACTTTGTAAGAAGGAAATTTTATAGATAATTTTTGGTGCGTCAGTCTCCGACCGACTTAAGTTGTTAGATAATTATCAAGCGAGGATTAATAGCAGAGCGATGTCTACGACGGGCTACCGCCTACGCAATAGTTTATTGAAAAGACTAAGCGCGTCAGTCTTTGACCGACTTGAGTTATTAGACAGTTATCAAGCGAAGATTTCTTAAGACTTGCGATGTCTACGACGGGCTACCGCCTACGCAAAAAGAATATTGTTCCAGTCATTCCATTGCGTTCCGGCACTGTCCGCTTTGAGTGGCCAAGTTTTTGCACTTCGCTGAAAGTCCCTGCCGCTCCCAGTACCTCCACTCCATTCCATTCCTTCCACGTTCTGCTCACTGCGTTTCGGTGCTGGTCGTTGAGTACCTAAAACCTCGGAAAAGATCGCTGTTACTTCGTAGTTATTTCCCTTCCTTGGAGTACCAAAGAAGGAGTCTTTTTTTAGAACCAAAGAGCTATTTTACCATGCCCGAAGACGGGCATGGAATAACTCTTTTTGGGGTTCTAAAAAAAGAATGGCAAATTGTTTTTTACTAAGAGATAAAAAACAAATTGCAGGAGGAAGAAGAAGAGAAAGAAAGAGGAGAGGTAAAGGTATCTCTGCAATCAAGAAAGAAGATCCTCAAAAAACCAGTGTTCGGTAGTTTAGCCACAACATCTCGAATTACGATCTTAAATCCACGATCAAAGGGTTTACAACTACCGTGAAGCGTCACCAGTTTTATATTTGATTTTTGGCCTTTCGGCAACCAGCTAGAGGTTTGTCTCCGTCGCGG
Proteins encoded in this window:
- a CDS encoding J domain-containing protein, which codes for MPETPIFTFVFKTLWFTGYALCCDRWLKVRHNLRAIGLHIAAMRGMERWGVGSVEQAFMGYQALPPQQEKKWWDVLGVSPGATEDEVREAYRKLARQHHPDNGGSADQMAAINAAYEQAKQVDYKVQL
- a CDS encoding thermonuclease family protein, which codes for MPKKLLNSPAFLIASVAAIVAVAGTSPKTRSLIEAAADSTSPRAMALSEQWTVASVADGDTITVRRSGETKKIRFCGIDAPEIKHGKQPGQPLGQESKANLQRLVNEVGGKVSVVSIESDRYGRTVAEVFSSKNGIEKNFNEEQLSSGNAYLYKQYAGKCPNKPVFEKVEAIAQSKKLGVWSGNYQKPWEYRKQQRSR
- a CDS encoding metal-dependent hydrolase, which translates into the protein MLGISHLLISGTATSLLLGTASPTMIAVGAIAGLLPDIDISTSPAGRVLPWISRFFETRMPHRSCTHSLVASGAIAIMGYTAALFNPSFLNLAHALSVGYFFGWFADIFTRGGVEMFWPSPVRCVCPGNRNLRLRTGSNAEYFILILLIAIALAVFNINNSGGILTQFNRLIASPSGVQHIFNESGSTHLIKANIKGVRTGDRSKVNGQYLIIQVQGTGFLVQSDDGRIYKASTEPDAQIFLEEITADVGRPAITNIEALTLEDEPIGSAIAQFNRAGAMVFISGQLSVEDLETSVLPRDPYQFPVIKVTNNTVTLEAAPLSIVQKTLGEEFATGQLQIRVINSSSQ
- a CDS encoding ATP-binding protein; the encoded protein is MLVTGAIVAVNGLNPLSLIALVVSGVLAIAPKLKVSSKNETQEPITETIPTPGDFKIYRQAELNRTTASLLADGAILIAGEDGSGKSVLAGAVVEKLQDEGFMVAFIEPATPKQMLLEIAHQFEIPTENLEGKSLTADKLQRAIAQFLEENTAFIVLDDAHCCDTKFRMWLKQLCKSGVPMLLLATDPPRKDVFINIPRIELKPLPEYAIREIMIQAAAERAIALKPSELSKLQERAGGNPMLAARAVDEEYLGLDIEGADHRRYFDITPLILLAGIAFVIMRFIGLGTGDQALYIFGGIAAAVFLGLSRLLYNLPPEDRRIR
- a CDS encoding HlyD family secretion protein, with amino-acid sequence MKEFNTNNLITYISIGLAGLIFTAKYYPQNQTAVAESQSKAIIKNTTESDTDDQVDDSAISVLQQNRPLRMSISVDNPSFLKVRVGQEIKKGDVISDNSTERDRLDKQKKSVKLQIDNLKSKAIPEPFKPKALLGLKPLPPAIFSEESAAIAQSKMKLSQAEALLEARTQLLQSDNPERRAESENAEAGFQIASLKVAEQEQMIQSMRDMKLSTEILQHEEAKLKQLQSEMDQANSALDQAKAKLNASAILQQQELQQLQINVRLAQSDLEVAESRLTAAQNRRQLTEYDANLNEARRQQQENQTQQEYSRQQQQYAQSVRDRDYQLAQLAISLTNIEDKLAQIPMLRSPRNGYIRRIKPWTGKDGKYTTTITISAATNSSKNGGSTSTVTIPSPNPSSTSQNPR
- a CDS encoding ATP-binding protein; this encodes MPPKPLPAATLKPNQSKKSTTESATDGILLGDKVYWNPANLPNGHVAIIGASGSGKTQTLKAIAYELPRFIPSVRCITIDFHGDQELPGEVCYPLNMESPYGINPLVVDLDTKGGGPSLQAIAVAAILKKALTMGVNQEGLIIDILTTCYKQCGIIQDEPITWKQQPPTFADVQGEIEFRIRKNCKESSKLALKLAAMFEYGIFTRPQPSLDHQIIRFDLSALGKVPGLSAIAAEALIKQVMDSHRIAGEIEGKIPRTYLFIDEAKEVKTSRTLNIVLADGRKFGLGAVVASQRDAEISNEVIANTSTKIILSVDQTEVKRVASRFRFSDHLIANLEPLQALVRMGKDGHKVNIKPYYERI
- a CDS encoding TolC family protein, translating into MGEVQAQSPSPVQIPAAPAKTPAKTPPQPTTGDDTETPDETQATEQPQEDLSPEEAQQADQDADSQLPKPEQNPFNKPSIDVILEREMNDDMWRLLRGGLPCLETSAVCLQQLQDKAIAQSPLLKEIDTRISEANDRINEAKVRNKKSIQLAILTPGLQYLLGPTPTAGQPQAPGTGLIDNLAGIFSGKTNLINGLLNVIGIPFFQGTQGGNADAQRNAIAISDIQVKVAELQRSRAQLADTIRDKVAQSLISFDEARTDFQTAQVVASRAVDQFKIFELRYVRGNSDTETYLLRQNSLDNTKAQTYRAWAKMRRSLFEIKLLVLSIKDAEI